The following coding sequences lie in one Gemmatimonadota bacterium genomic window:
- a CDS encoding transcriptional regulator, whose protein sequence is MAKGSAASKRSQSTSDREVERVKAEPGRATTALDPMIHQRTRLAIVSALAAGDELSFNDLKRLTRTTDGNLSVHARKLEEAGYVECRKSFQDRTPLTEYRLSAAGRAAFERYLHHMEALIAASRDPR, encoded by the coding sequence GTGGCTAAGGGAAGCGCGGCATCCAAGCGATCGCAATCGACGAGCGACCGGGAGGTGGAGCGCGTCAAGGCGGAGCCTGGGCGAGCCACGACGGCGCTGGATCCCATGATCCATCAGCGCACGCGGCTCGCCATCGTCAGCGCCCTGGCGGCTGGGGACGAACTCAGCTTCAACGACCTCAAGCGGCTTACCCGCACGACCGACGGAAACCTCAGCGTGCATGCGCGTAAGCTGGAAGAGGCTGGGTATGTGGAGTGCCGCAAGTCCTTCCAGGACCGCACGCCGCTCACGGAGTACCGGTTGTCCGCCGCGGGCCGGGCTGCGTTCGAGCGCTACCTGCATCACATGGAAGCGTTGATCGCCGCTAGCCGCGATCCCCGCTGA
- a CDS encoding CoA transferase: protein MQPLRGLRVVDLSQNLAGPSCGQILADLGADVIKVEPLEGDAARAWGPPFWGPDSALFHVANRGKRSLALDLKDAEGMAALRRLVTSADVFLQAFRAGVVERLGLDYGTLRELKPDLIYVTVSAFGPEGPRSRDPGYDPLMQAYSGLMSMTGQPGSPPSRVGASVIDAGTGMWGAIGVLAALRERDHTGEGTHVTVSLLDTALGLVSYKLTGYLADGRVPGPMGSAFGSIAPYESFPTSDGSVMIAAANDGIFQRLCIALQLPDLAQDARYQTNPSRVAHREELVQAIATHTRGLSSIALMARLKAHSVPFSPIHDMAQVATDEQVAATGMLRTPGHPRVEGYRDIAFPVRFDGERPAAEGAPPLIGEGGRALLEELGYTSAEIDALLERRVLHVPNGTD, encoded by the coding sequence ATGCAGCCACTCCGCGGCCTTCGCGTCGTCGACCTCTCGCAGAACCTGGCCGGCCCCTCCTGTGGACAGATCCTTGCCGACCTGGGCGCGGACGTCATCAAGGTCGAGCCGCTCGAGGGCGACGCGGCCCGGGCCTGGGGTCCGCCCTTTTGGGGTCCGGACAGCGCACTCTTCCACGTGGCGAATCGCGGCAAGCGTTCGCTGGCGTTGGATCTCAAGGATGCGGAGGGCATGGCCGCCCTCCGACGCCTGGTCACGAGCGCAGACGTGTTCCTGCAGGCGTTTCGGGCTGGGGTGGTCGAGCGGTTGGGGCTGGATTACGGCACGCTCCGCGAGCTCAAGCCCGACCTGATCTATGTGACGGTCTCCGCATTCGGACCGGAGGGTCCCCGCAGCCGCGACCCCGGGTACGACCCCCTCATGCAGGCCTACTCGGGACTCATGTCCATGACCGGGCAGCCGGGCTCGCCGCCGTCGCGCGTGGGAGCTTCGGTCATCGATGCGGGCACGGGCATGTGGGGTGCCATCGGCGTGCTGGCGGCGCTACGGGAACGCGACCACACGGGCGAGGGCACGCACGTCACCGTCTCACTCCTCGACACGGCGCTGGGACTGGTGTCCTACAAGCTCACGGGCTACCTGGCCGACGGACGCGTACCGGGCCCCATGGGGTCGGCGTTCGGATCGATCGCGCCCTATGAGTCGTTCCCCACCAGCGACGGCAGCGTGATGATCGCTGCGGCCAACGACGGCATCTTCCAACGCCTCTGCATCGCTTTGCAGCTGCCGGACCTGGCCCAGGATGCGCGCTACCAGACCAACCCCTCCCGTGTGGCCCATCGCGAGGAGTTGGTGCAGGCCATTGCGACGCACACGCGCGGGCTGAGCTCGATCGCGCTGATGGCGCGGCTCAAGGCGCACTCCGTGCCGTTCTCCCCCATCCACGACATGGCGCAGGTGGCCACTGACGAACAGGTGGCCGCCACCGGCATGCTGCGCACACCGGGGCATCCCCGCGTCGAGGGCTACCGCGACATCGCCTTCCCGGTGCGCTTCGATGGGGAGCGGCCCGCAGCCGAGGGGGCCCCACCGCTCATCGGCGAGGGGGGACGCGCGCTCCTCGAAGAGCTGGGCTACACATCCGCAGAGATCGATGCGCTCCTCGAGCGCCGCGTGCTGCACGTGCCGAACGGCACCGATTGA